The Thermococcus sp. nucleotide sequence CTCTTTGGAGCCAAGCTTTCGGCAAACTTTACCTCCTCGGGCTTCTCGTAGGTCTCTCCTTCCTCGCCGATGAGCCTTAAGAGCGCGTTCCTTACGAGACTCGGGGTGAGCTCGCCCTCAAGGGGCAAATGCCCGGTCCTCTTGCCGTATATCGGGACGTTTAGGCCGGCCTCGTAGGCGGCTATCTTGACCTCTTCCTCAAGGAAAGGCGCGCCGTCCTCGATTACTATCGCGTACTCAATCGTCTTCAGGAAGTCAGTAACCAGCTTCCTCGGGAGCGGATGGGGCGTTGATAGCTTGAGAACCTTGAAGTCCGCGTTTATCTTTGGCAGAATCTCTCTAACGTAGTTGTAGGGCGCTCCCTCGACGATTATTCCGATTTTTCCGCTCCCCTCGACCCAGTTGAAGGGCATTGAGTTGAACTCCTCCTCTATCTTCGCCAGCGTCTCGTTGAGCCACTTGTGCCTCTTCCTGTTGCCCTCCATGCTCGCCCTTACATAGCGCTCTATGTCCTTCTTGAAGACGGGCTTTCTGTCGAGCTCGACGAACTCGCCGACCTCAACATCTGCGGTCGTGTGGTTAACCCTCGTTGTCGTGCGGAAGATTACCGGAACCTTGTACCTCTCGCTTAGCTCGTAGGCGTACTTTATGAGGTCGTGGGCCTCCTGCGGGTCGGCAGGTTCAAGAACTGGCAGGAGAGAAATTTTACCGTAATACCGATCGTCCTGCTCCGTCTGGCTGGTGTGCGGTCCGGGGTCGTCGGCAACGAGAATTACAAGACCGCCCTCAACGCCAGAGTAGGCCAAACTCATGAGCGGGTCGGCGGCGACGTTTAAGCCGACGCACTTCATCGTTACTAGAGCCCTCAACCCGGTGTAGGCAACTCCCGCCGCTTCCTCCAAGGCCACTTTCTCGTTCGGTGCCCACTCGGCAAAAACCTCGGGTTTAAGCCTTGCTATGGTCTCAATAACTTCTGTTGACGGCGTTCCGGGGTAGCCAGTCGCGAAGACAACGCCGCTTTCAAGCGCCCCGTAGGCTATGGCCTCGTTGCCCATGAGAAGCTTTTTTTCGCGCCTCTCAGCTTTTACCTCCACCGAATCAGAAGGGTGAGCTTTAACGGCCTCCATAACACCACCGTATGGGATTGACGAAGGAAGTTAAAACTCTGACCTCAGAAAAGTCCCGCTAGAAATCTAAAATTTTCGGTTATGTCATGTTATAAATTAAAAAGTGTCGAACTAAAGCATCTTTCCAACGATAGGAATCAATTCACATATCTAGCCTGCTATTATGAGAGTATTTAGCCCGAGTTTTTGACTCCATCTTTTGTATTTTCTCAATCTTTCGTATTCTTTCACTTTTGTCAAGGGCGTACACAATGGCCAGAAAAACTATTGCCAATACTCCCAAGGGTCCAATTATCATGAAGAACACAGAAAAAGACGAGAAAAACTCAAGGAACATCCCAATCATGATCAGACCAAAGAGTAGTAGGAGCATATCATATCCATACCGCTCCATAAAGAGATCAAAGTCCATTTCCACCACCGTAAAATTTCTCTCTTTGAGACGTAAAAGCTTTTCGGGCCGAGCCCCTTAAATACCCCGCCCGGGAGCTGTTATTATGAAGGTCGGAAAGCTGATGGGGGAACTGGATAAGGCCATAGCCCACCTTGAGGTGGCCCTCGTCGCGAACCAGCAGAGGATTTTTGAGAGCCCTTATACCAGCTACGAGTTCGCCCAGAGGGCCCTTGAGATAGAGGAAGACCTTAACGACCTGAAAAAGCTCAGGGAAGAACTCTCGAAGCTTGACCCGGAGAGCGAAATCGAGGAGCACTACCCGGAGAAGGATGTCGAGAGGCTTTTGAAACTCCTTGAACTGCTTGAACGGTCGAACGCTCACCTTTACTGAGGTGATCGTATGGACTTCAGGGAGCTTGAGAAAAAGCTGGTGACCTTTAGAGACGCAAGGGGCTGGAAGAAGTACCATACTCCAAAGAACCTTGCAATATCGGCGGTGGTTGAGCTCGGCGAGCTCCTTCAGCACTTCCAGTGGGCGAGTAACGAGGAGATACTGAAGGCGATGGAAGATCCGGAAAAGAAGGAGGCAGTGGCCGATAAGATAGCCGACGTTATAATCTACCTGACCCTCCTTGCACATGAGCTCGGCATAGACCTTGGCGAGGCCGTTGCGAGAAAAATTGAGAAGAACGAGAGGAAGTACCCCACTAAGATGGTCGAGAAGTGAATCTACTAATCGTCTTTTAGTGCATTCCTTCTGCTTTTCAGGAGGGTGAGTACTGGTAGAACGGCCAGTCCAGCGATTATCCCTAGACCACAAACTGCTTTTTCTCTGGATGGGCTGCTTTTGGGCGGTGTTCCTATTGGGGGTACGTTTGGATAAGCCTTAAACACGGGCTTTCCCCATTTACAGGTTATATTTTTCCTTTCTCTCCAGCATTCGAAGGTGATGTATTCGTCGCATTCTCCTGAACCCCCGCAGGTGAAGGTGTGTAGTGTAATCTTCAAGTGGTTTGACGTGATTATCATGTTCCATTTTTCTATTGTGCTGTTCCAGTGTCCTTTCTCCCATTCTCCAGCTGAGAATTTCCCGCTGATGTTAGGCAGGTAATTCACAACGCCCCACTGGTATTCTTTGAGAACCTTTGAGAGGTTCCAGTCTGTTATGTTGAAGGGTATCCGGGGAGTGTTTGAGTAGTACTGGTCTGGTTTTTCGGTCTTTGCTCCGCTTGGAGAGTACGAGATTGTCCAAACGTGTGTCTCGTTGTAAGGCATTATAACGTAGACTTTTTGGATGGAAGAGTCGTTGAAGGGATTCCACGGTGGAGTCCAATTTCTTAGGGTCGCGTCACCTCTAATGCAGATGCAGAGGTATGTTTGGTTTTGGTCGAGCTTTTCGAGAGCATTGAGCGCACTAACCGGCTGGAGGAGCATCAAAAAGACAAAAAGCAAGGGAAGGAAACGCTTCATTCATTCACCCCCACCGTACGGTTAAGTAATAGCCTACCCCCGTGTAAGGGCCGACTTTAGGTATGTTGTCTGGTGGATAGGTATTACCTCTTTCCATTTATCCTCCTCTCCAACAGCGCAGAGATTAACGCTAGGCCAACTAACAAAGCTGGCCCGCAGGTTCTTTTGTCTTCTGGTTTCTGGGCATTTGTTTTGGTGTACCTCATGTCCATTCCGCAGTCTGGGGGCACTTGTGACATCACTTTACAGTTCGTTGCGTTAGCACTGCAATTAATATCCAAAATCAGCAAACAACCGTGTACCTCGCAGTCGCTACAGTGGAACTGAAGGTTAATCCCTTCACTCCAGATTTTTCCGTTCATTTCCTCAAAGCTTCCCTTCCATTTCGCTCCATATGGATCGTGTGCTGTCGTGTTTTTTGTGACGTTCTCCAAATTGCTCCAGTTAATGTTACTGATCGTGAAAGGGGGTGAGTTTTTTGTCGGAATGAGTTCTCTTCTGCTCTTGTTTCCAGTTATTATAATCTTGAGGTCGTGACTCTCGTTGTAGGGTTTAATGACGGTCAGGTTATCAACCAGGAACCACTTTTCTGGCGTGCAGTTTGAGTGGCACTCGAAGGTCACCAGCTTCACCGTTTCATTAGCCGGCAGGTAGTTGAAGAGATTGACTTTTCCGGCCGAAACGAGCGGGGGGAGAAAAAGAAAGAGCAAAGCCAAAGCATAGAGCCTTCTCACCTTAACTCACCTCCACTCTAAGGTAATAACCAACTCCAGTGTACGGGCCGGTTTTGGTATGTTGTCTGCTGGGAGTTAGGTATCACCTCTTTCCATTTGTTCTCCGCTCCAACAGAGCAGGGAGTAACACCAATCCAATTAGCAACCCAGGCCCGCAGATTTTGTTTTCTTCTTTCCTTGTGTTTTCAGTCGTCTCCTTCCCGATGGGTGGTACGTTAGAATAAGCCTTAAACGCAGGCTTTTCCCATTTACAGGTTGTGTTGTTTCCTTCTCTCCAGCATTCAAAGATGATGTACTGCTCGCACTCGCCACAATGCCCACCATAAAGGACAACCTTAAACTTGCTTGCTGAGAGTGTGACTTCCCATCTGGTTATTGTGCTGTTCCAGTACCCCTTTTCCCAGTGTTCCCCGCTGATGTTAGGCAGGTAGTTTTCAACGCCCCACTGGTACTCCTTGAGGACCTTTGAGAGGTTCCACTCTGAGAGATTGAAGGGCTTTGGGTTTCCGTGTTTGGAAAAGTATCCTTCTTTCCATTTTCCTCCTTCGTAGTATTTGTTGAATGTGTGTGTTTCATTGTACTCGTAACCTATGTTAATCCAGGTTATAGAGGAATCGTTAAGGGGATTCCACGGGGGAGATCCAGTAAGACTGTATCCTTCAATGTTGACGTAGTAAATGGGTTTATCAATTAAACCTTCCCACACGCTTACACCCTTAACTAATGGGACTGAGAACAGTAGGGCAAAAACAAAAATTGAAAAGCGAATCCCCATAGCATCACCCCCAGTTGACCCTTAGGTAGTAGCCAACGCCAGTGTAGGGGCCGACTTTAGGTATGTACCCCTTGGGGAGCTCCTGATCGGGTGTTCCATCAAAGTCCAAGTCAAGATAAAGCCCTGCATCTTGGTGGTATATCCCATTATAAGACAAAGTATGGCCCCTTGCAAGCAGTGCAAACACGACTTCCCACGCTGATGTCCTGTTTGTGGAGATGCTATCTATAGTGTACGCATCTTGCCAGTGAGACGGCATAATTTGATATAGGGTGGTTATGTTCTTGGTTGGATTGTGGTCATTTATTGCTTTCACAAGTCCATAACCAAATTTTCCTCTCAGTTTTTTGTCGTACTCAACCAGTTCGTTGTAGAACCAGTCATAGTCGCTCTTCAGTGTGGGGTGCCCCTTCGTACTTAATTCTTCTCCTTTCCATTTCCTGCCCATAACCGTATGGAGCCAGTCGAAGCCTGAAACATGGTACTCATTCTGAAGAACCGAAGCCAAATCCCAATAGCAGAAGCCTTCAAGTGTTCCGTTCTTATCGTGATCCCATGAAAACGGTGCACTGTACTCATCCCCTATGCCGAACACGAAGTGGCCGAGTTCGTGGGCTATTCCCCTATAGTATTCATCTGGAGTTTCATTCCCGAACTCTCTAAAGAGTTCGATATATCCATTCTCCTTATTGGTCATATTCTTCACCCACTTCCAGTACCAGAAACCGTGGTGTGTGAGTAAGGTGTCGTTCTTTGTAGGTCTAATTCTCACCATTGACTCCCTCCATTCCTCGCTTCCCTCCTGTACGTTGTTCTTTATGCTAATCTCCGTTATCATCGCGTAGCCGTCAGTGTAATCGTAGATCACCTGGCTTGCCCTCTGAAAACCTTTGATGAGTTTTTTAAGGTAATCTTCATCGGCGTTCCAGCCAACTGCGACCGAAAGCTTTATTCCGAGAACATCTGGCTTTACTGGATTCTTTCCTATGAACAGCTCCACCGCATTCGGAACGCTGTCGCCGTCGTAGTCGCCGTAAGCGTCGTTTATTCTCGGCGAGAATCTGTTAGTTCCAAGCTCTTTGTTAAGCTCCAGCTCTCTGTGGAATGGTATCCCATCGCCGTCTGCGTCGTTCAGCTTTATGAGGAACCATATTTCTGCATCGTCCTCGTCGATGTCCTCCGACGTTGCAACGGCGTCAAAGGTCAGCGCGCTTGTCTCAGTAGAGGTTTCTGAACTCGAAACTGATTCGGTGCTGAGGGTCTTGGCGCTATCTCCTCCCCTCCTGAAAATGAGTGTTGCCTCGTACTTGGTGTTCTTTCTAATTTTGGCCGTCGCATTGGTCGTGAGGTTACTTACGTTGGTGCCTTTACCTACCCCTTCCGTGGAGGTTGCACTCACTTCATCGTTCAGCTTCATTGTCCTCACTTTCGCGTTCCGCTTGTTGATGATGAGTACTTTCTTCTGAGTTCCGTTGGGTAGTGCGAGGGTGAAGAGCACGGCCTCTTCCGGGTTTGTGTACCGGTAGAGAGTTCCGCTCTGGTAATCTTTAAGTTCTAGCTCCTCTATTCCATCCCAGCCCTTCACGTCGGTGATGTTTACAACGCTTAAATCGTAGCCAAGGGCTTCAAGCTCATCGTAGTACTTGGAAAAAGGTTCGGCATCGTGTTCCCCTCCGTTCGTGTAGTCCTCCGTGGAGTCGTCGGCACCGCTCAGGTGGCCATAGCCGAAGTAAAGCTTATGGTCGTTTATGTAATCGTCACCCCACCACGTGCCGTTTCTAAGGCTAAAGAAGAGCTTAGCAACCTTTCCAGCTTCATTGTTTCCCGGTTTGGGGGAAATGTCCATAACGTCATCCCCCGAAGCCAAGTCTCTGTCCACAAGTTTAAGATCTACCTCAATAGTCTCAACGTCATCGGGCGGGTTGAACCTCAGAACGGCCACTGCTTCTCTCTGGATGTTCTCGAAGATGTCTTTTCCCAGCATTGTCATCTTCTCGACGTCTTGGGTGTTGTCGGGGAGGTCTTCTTTTAAGGTCTGGATGATTGAACCCGCCTTAAAAGTGGCCTCAACGCGGAAGTCAACATCCCAGCCTAAGTTGTAGTTTTCGGCTGGGTCAAGTGCCCTTGCTCTGAAGATATACAACTCAACAACGGCATCCCTCAGCGGGTCAACGTCCTTTGAGTCAATAACCCCATCACCGTCCGTGTCGTTGTTCCTCGGATTAGTGCCGTACTCAAGCTCCAAGGCGTTGCACCACCCGTCTTTATCGCTGTCGGTAATCACTGTTATCGTTCTGGTTACGGATTTGCCCTTAAGTCCATATTCATCGATTGGCGTCGCCTCAACGGTGACTTCCTCCCTGCAGTTCGTGCGGTTGTAAATCGGTGCCAGCGGAAACTCTCTGGTTTTTCCGGAAACCAAGCCTTTTAGCCAGAAGCTGTAGCGACCGATAACCCTCACCCAGACCTTGACCCTATCTCCATCGCCATCAACCACAGTAACGCTTCCATTGCCCTTCTCGTTTGCATAGAGCAATTCTGGAAGCTCAAGGTCAACTATTGATGGTGGAGAGTTGGGTTTTACGTAGATGCGCTTCTCCCACCTGCTCGTTGACCCGTCGCTGGACTGCATGATTATCGTGACCGTGTGATAGCCAGCCTCGGGACGCTTCCAGAGGAGGTAAAAGCCGTACTCACTGTGCCCGTACAGGAAGCCTTTCGTGAACTCGTCCGTCTTCGCCCCATCAACGAGAAGCGTTAACCTAACGTTGACTTTGCTTCCCGTGGGGTTCTCGGCCGTAATGTTGAACTTGAGAGGATGATTTTCGACGGGTTTTCCGTATTCAACGTCCTTCAGATGCGGGTGAACCTCCAGAACCTTAAATGTCTTTGCCGAAGTTTGGGTTCTTCCTTTGTAGTTCGGGATGAACTTGACGACGAGAGAGTGAGTGCCGGTCGTTGCCCTCCATCCAGTCCTTACCCAGTAGCCCCTTATACTGTAACCCCACACCGTCACGTTTTTGTTAGTTACAACAAGGTTTCCGTCAACGTAGACCTGAACGGTTCCGGCACCGCTGACAACGCCCCTGTTGTCCAGCTTAATCTTAACTCTTAGAAAATCCCCAACCACAGGGCTCACGGGATACACGGAAACGTCCTCTATGGTTATGTTTGGTGACGCTGTGTATCTGTAAATCGAGACGAGGTTGCCCGATTTATCAACCAGATAAACGGTATCCCCGTCGTTGTTGAGTATAGCGTTTTCTGGGGAAGTTGCAAGCTGAACCTTTCCAACGGAGTTCGGCGCGATACTTAAGGAAAGCTTAACCACGTGGTCTCTGCCAAAAGAGTCGTGGCAATCATCGCGCGGGAGGTTGTTTGCCCAGCACTTCTGATTGTTGTACGCGTAGCCATCTAGGAGGTACCATCCGTTTAGGCTAACGGTTGTCAGCGAGGGGTTTTCAATGTAAACGTACTCCCCGCTTCCATCGTTCGTCAGGTAGTCAACGCCCACTATCCTGACGCCGGGGCTTACCGAGAGGGGAGTTATTACGAAGTGGTTCTCAAGGGATTGAACTGAATAAGTGCCTGATTCAGCCTTTTTGACCGCGTTGAGGGCAGAATACGGATTTTCCCAGAGGTATGTTTTGATTAAAGCTGGCTCGGTTCCGTTGTACCACCATATCTGGAATATCAAGTCAGTCCCGTTCCAGCGGACGTTTTTGATTCTCATGTAATCCGAAACCACAACGTCGCCGTTTAGAGTTCCGTTTAGGAGGGTTTCGATGAGGGAGAGCATCGCCTTCCTCTCGTCCGGGGTTGCGTTCTGGAGGGATTTCAGGTACTCCTCGAAGAAGGGGTTAATCACGCCCCCCCCCAGTTCGGGTTTTTGAAAGCGCCTTCACCTGTGGATTTCCTATCCCGCTTAAAACCACCAGCGCTATGAGAAGCACTCCAACTGCTTTCCTCACGTTTATCACCACTAGGAGTTGTTTCATAAAAAGTTCTGAATTCAAAATAAAAATCTTACGGAAGAATGTTAAGCCGACCTAATTTCGGTTAAAAACTTCCTCAGCAGTGAAACTTCTCCCGGACTCAGCCTGTTCCTAATCCAGCGCTCCTTCATGTTCAGGTTCTCGTCCTCCAGGTCGAGAACGGCCTTCCTAACGCCTCCGCGGGGATTTTTGCTGTCCCCCTTCCACCTTGGAATAACGTGGAGATGTAGATGGGGAACCGTTTGGCCTGCTTCCCTTCCGAGGTTCATGCCGACGTTGAAGGCCTCCGCCTTCAGGACTTCCCTCAGGGCTTCCATTGCCAGCTCCATGCCCCTGATAAGCGCCAGCTTCTCCTCTTCCGTTAGTTCTTCCCACCTTTCGACGTGCCTCTTTGGGACGACGAGGAGATGGCCTTTGCTGGCTGGATACGAGTCGATTAGAATCCTGATGAGCCTCCCTTCGTACACAACGCTTTCCGGTTCGGGCGAGCAGAAAGGGCACCCCATAGAACCACCAAAGGCTTAAATCCCATTGGGGTTAAAAAGGCTTGGTGATTTAATGGACGAGCTGAAGGAGATGGAGAGAACATACAGGAGGCTCTTTGGACTCGGCTCGCTCTTACTCCTGACGGGCTTTGTCCTGCTGATATTCAGGCCAATAGGGAATGAAACCTCGGTCGTTGCCGGGCTTATAGTCTTCCTGCTGTCCTTCATACCCCTTGACATGGCAAGGCGGACAGCCAGAAAGATGGCCGTTGTTGCCCTCAGGGGAAAATAGAAAAGCTTAATATATCACCGGAGAACAATCGGAAAGGAGTAGTGAAAGTAGGGGTGATGTGAAATGGCGTTTGTACCACCGCAGGCAGGTTACGACAGGGCTATTACGGTCTTCAGCCCCGACGGAAGGCTCTTCCAGGTCAACTACGCAAGGGAGGCCGTTAAAAGGGGAGCCACCGCCGTAGGCGTCAAGTGGAAGGATGGTGTTGTTCTGGCAGTTGAGAAGAGGATAACGAGCAAGCTCATCGAGCCGAGGAGTTACGAGAAGATATTCCTCATAGACGACCACATAGCGGCAGCGCCGAGTGGTATAATAGCTGACGCGAGGGTTCTCGTGGACAGGGCTAGGCTGGAGGCTCAAATCTACCGTCTCACCTACGGCGAACCCGTCCCGCTCACCGTTCTGGTGAAGAAGATTTGCGACCTCAAGCAGGCCCACACCCAGTACGGCGGTGTGAGGCCCTTTGGAGCGGCCCTCCTAATGGCCGGGGTTAACGAGAAGCCGGAGCTCTACGAGACGGACCCGAGCGGTGCCTACTTCGAGTGGAAGGCGGTAGCGATAGGCAGTGGAAGGAACGTTGCCATGGCCATCTTTGAGGAGCACTACAGCGATGAGATAGACATGGAGGGGGCCATAAAGCTCGCCATACTTGCTCTCGCGAAAACCCTTGAGGAGCCCAGCGCCGAGGCAATAGAGGTCGCCTATATAACCACCGAGGAGAAGCGCTGGAAGAAGCTCCCGGCGGAGAAGCTTGAGAAGTACCTCAGCGAAGTCCTTGAGGAAGTCAAGGAAGAGGAAGTCGAGGAGAGGGAGGAGGACTACTCCGAGCTCGACCAGAACTACTGAGGTGACGGGCGATGCCGATAAGCGTTGATAAGGCCGTCATCGCCCGTCTGAAGACGCACGGCGAGACCTTTGAGATACTCGTTGACCCATATCTGGCTAGGGACTTCAAGGAGGGCAAGGACGTTCCGATAGAGGAAATCCTGGCCACTCCTTACGTTTTCAAGGATGCCCACAAGGGCGACAAGGCCAGCGAGCACGAGATGGAGAAGATTTTTGGAACGAGCGACCCCTACGAGGTGGCAAAGATAATCCTTCGAAAGGGCGAAGTTCAGCTCACAGCCGAGCAGAGAAGGCAGATGCTTGAGGAGAAGAGGCGCTACATAGCGACGATAATCCACAGGCACGCCGTCGATCCCAGAACAGGTTACCCACATCCGGTGGAGAGAATCCTCAGAGCGATGGAGGAAGCGGGAGTCCACGTTGACCTCTTCAAGGATGCAGAAGCGCAGGTTCCTCAGGTGATAAAGGCGATAAGACCCCTCCTCCCGATAAAGCTTGAGATGAAGGTGATAGCGGTAAAGATACCCGCTGACTACGTTGGCAGAGCCTACGGCGAGGTTCGGAAGTTCGGGAGCATAAAGCGCGAGGAGTGGGCCAGCGACGGCTCTTGGATGTTCCTCATTGAGATTCCGGGAGGAGTTGAGGAGGAGTTTTATGAGAAGCTCAACGCCCTGACGAAGGGCACCGCGGTAACCAAACTTATAGAGAGGAAGGGACTATGAGGAGGATTTTTGTTAAGCCAAGGGAATTGGTAGTCCCTGGGACACTGCTTGCCCAGGGGCCCTTTAAGAACGGAAGAGGGACCTTCAGGGAAGGCAACAGGATATACTCGACGGTGATAGGGCTCGTGGAGATCAGGGGAGACATGATAAGGGTCATACCGCTTGAGGGACCCTACATACCCGAAGTTGGAGACAACGTGCTCGGCAAGATAGTGGAC carries:
- the iorA gene encoding indolepyruvate ferredoxin oxidoreductase subunit alpha, whose product is MEAVKAHPSDSVEVKAERREKKLLMGNEAIAYGALESGVVFATGYPGTPSTEVIETIARLKPEVFAEWAPNEKVALEEAAGVAYTGLRALVTMKCVGLNVAADPLMSLAYSGVEGGLVILVADDPGPHTSQTEQDDRYYGKISLLPVLEPADPQEAHDLIKYAYELSERYKVPVIFRTTTRVNHTTADVEVGEFVELDRKPVFKKDIERYVRASMEGNRKRHKWLNETLAKIEEEFNSMPFNWVEGSGKIGIIVEGAPYNYVREILPKINADFKVLKLSTPHPLPRKLVTDFLKTIEYAIVIEDGAPFLEEEVKIAAYEAGLNVPIYGKRTGHLPLEGELTPSLVRNALLRLIGEEGETYEKPEEVKFAESLAPKRPPVMCPGCPHRGSYRAALDALRDLKLGRYKVPIHGDIGCYALSLLPPLEAIWTEFVMGASISLANGQSVVMDKKIIATIGDSTFFHNGIQPLIDAVYKNLNVLVMILDNRTTAMTGHQPHPGTGGSETGRKFNEIDIEALVKALGVKYVKTVDPYDLKQTRDAIKEAMQVEGPAVIIARRECVIPVIRRGEIGEIPLVIEEKCTGCKACILLTGCPALVYDPEKRKVRIDSLLCTGCGVCNQTCPFDAIKFPSELEKGA
- a CDS encoding nucleotide pyrophosphohydrolase; this encodes MDFRELEKKLVTFRDARGWKKYHTPKNLAISAVVELGELLQHFQWASNEEILKAMEDPEKKEAVADKIADVIIYLTLLAHELGIDLGEAVARKIEKNERKYPTKMVEK
- a CDS encoding CGP-CTERM sorting domain-containing protein — its product is MRRLYALALLFLFLPPLVSAGKVNLFNYLPANETVKLVTFECHSNCTPEKWFLVDNLTVIKPYNESHDLKIIITGNKSRRELIPTKNSPPFTISNINWSNLENVTKNTTAHDPYGAKWKGSFEEMNGKIWSEGINLQFHCSDCEVHGCLLILDINCSANATNCKVMSQVPPDCGMDMRYTKTNAQKPEDKRTCGPALLVGLALISALLERRINGKR
- a CDS encoding CGP-CTERM sorting domain-containing protein; protein product: MGIRFSIFVFALLFSVPLVKGVSVWEGLIDKPIYYVNIEGYSLTGSPPWNPLNDSSITWINIGYEYNETHTFNKYYEGGKWKEGYFSKHGNPKPFNLSEWNLSKVLKEYQWGVENYLPNISGEHWEKGYWNSTITRWEVTLSASKFKVVLYGGHCGECEQYIIFECWREGNNTTCKWEKPAFKAYSNVPPIGKETTENTRKEENKICGPGLLIGLVLLPALLERRTNGKR
- a CDS encoding lamin tail domain-containing protein yields the protein MINPFFEEYLKSLQNATPDERKAMLSLIETLLNGTLNGDVVVSDYMRIKNVRWNGTDLIFQIWWYNGTEPALIKTYLWENPYSALNAVKKAESGTYSVQSLENHFVITPLSVSPGVRIVGVDYLTNDGSGEYVYIENPSLTTVSLNGWYLLDGYAYNNQKCWANNLPRDDCHDSFGRDHVVKLSLSIAPNSVGKVQLATSPENAILNNDGDTVYLVDKSGNLVSIYRYTASPNITIEDVSVYPVSPVVGDFLRVKIKLDNRGVVSGAGTVQVYVDGNLVVTNKNVTVWGYSIRGYWVRTGWRATTGTHSLVVKFIPNYKGRTQTSAKTFKVLEVHPHLKDVEYGKPVENHPLKFNITAENPTGSKVNVRLTLLVDGAKTDEFTKGFLYGHSEYGFYLLWKRPEAGYHTVTIIMQSSDGSTSRWEKRIYVKPNSPPSIVDLELPELLYANEKGNGSVTVVDGDGDRVKVWVRVIGRYSFWLKGLVSGKTREFPLAPIYNRTNCREEVTVEATPIDEYGLKGKSVTRTITVITDSDKDGWCNALELEYGTNPRNNDTDGDGVIDSKDVDPLRDAVVELYIFRARALDPAENYNLGWDVDFRVEATFKAGSIIQTLKEDLPDNTQDVEKMTMLGKDIFENIQREAVAVLRFNPPDDVETIEVDLKLVDRDLASGDDVMDISPKPGNNEAGKVAKLFFSLRNGTWWGDDYINDHKLYFGYGHLSGADDSTEDYTNGGEHDAEPFSKYYDELEALGYDLSVVNITDVKGWDGIEELELKDYQSGTLYRYTNPEEAVLFTLALPNGTQKKVLIINKRNAKVRTMKLNDEVSATSTEGVGKGTNVSNLTTNATAKIRKNTKYEATLIFRRGGDSAKTLSTESVSSSETSTETSALTFDAVATSEDIDEDDAEIWFLIKLNDADGDGIPFHRELELNKELGTNRFSPRINDAYGDYDGDSVPNAVELFIGKNPVKPDVLGIKLSVAVGWNADEDYLKKLIKGFQRASQVIYDYTDGYAMITEISIKNNVQEGSEEWRESMVRIRPTKNDTLLTHHGFWYWKWVKNMTNKENGYIELFREFGNETPDEYYRGIAHELGHFVFGIGDEYSAPFSWDHDKNGTLEGFCYWDLASVLQNEYHVSGFDWLHTVMGRKWKGEELSTKGHPTLKSDYDWFYNELVEYDKKLRGKFGYGLVKAINDHNPTKNITTLYQIMPSHWQDAYTIDSISTNRTSAWEVVFALLARGHTLSYNGIYHQDAGLYLDLDFDGTPDQELPKGYIPKVGPYTGVGYYLRVNWG
- a CDS encoding HIT family protein → MGCPFCSPEPESVVYEGRLIRILIDSYPASKGHLLVVPKRHVERWEELTEEEKLALIRGMELAMEALREVLKAEAFNVGMNLGREAGQTVPHLHLHVIPRWKGDSKNPRGGVRKAVLDLEDENLNMKERWIRNRLSPGEVSLLRKFLTEIRSA
- the psmA gene encoding archaeal proteasome endopeptidase complex subunit alpha → MAFVPPQAGYDRAITVFSPDGRLFQVNYAREAVKRGATAVGVKWKDGVVLAVEKRITSKLIEPRSYEKIFLIDDHIAAAPSGIIADARVLVDRARLEAQIYRLTYGEPVPLTVLVKKICDLKQAHTQYGGVRPFGAALLMAGVNEKPELYETDPSGAYFEWKAVAIGSGRNVAMAIFEEHYSDEIDMEGAIKLAILALAKTLEEPSAEAIEVAYITTEEKRWKKLPAEKLEKYLSEVLEEVKEEEVEEREEDYSELDQNY
- a CDS encoding ribosome assembly factor SBDS: MPISVDKAVIARLKTHGETFEILVDPYLARDFKEGKDVPIEEILATPYVFKDAHKGDKASEHEMEKIFGTSDPYEVAKIILRKGEVQLTAEQRRQMLEEKRRYIATIIHRHAVDPRTGYPHPVERILRAMEEAGVHVDLFKDAEAQVPQVIKAIRPLLPIKLEMKVIAVKIPADYVGRAYGEVRKFGSIKREEWASDGSWMFLIEIPGGVEEEFYEKLNALTKGTAVTKLIERKGL